In one Bacteroidales bacterium WCE2004 genomic region, the following are encoded:
- a CDS encoding V/A-type H+-transporting ATPase subunit A: MSTKGKVTGIVSNLVTVAVDGPVAENELCYITVAGEQLLAEVIKVTGDKASVQVYESTRGLKNGDDVEFLGRMLEVSLGPGLLSGIYDGLQNNLRTMTGVFLKRGEYTDPLDREALWEFTPLAQPGDTVIAADWLGEVKEGWLPHKIMVPFSFKGEYTVKSVAPAGSYTVDQQVAVLTDADGEDIPVTMVQRWPVKVAVRAYKEKPRPSRIMETGVRCIDTFNPIAEGGTGFIPGPFGCGKTVLQHAIAKQGDADVIVMAACGERANEVVEIFTEFPELVNPHTGRKLMERTTIICNTSNMPVAAREASVYTAMTICEYYRAMGLKCMLLADSTSRWAQALREMSNRMEELPGQDAFPVDLSAIISNFYSRAGQVVLNNGQTGAVTFIGTVSPAGGNLKEPVTESTKKAARCFYALEQSRADQKRYPAVNPIDSYSKYLEYPEIKAYLDESVEKGWVEKVLRAKNYIRRGREMADQINILGDDGVPMSYHEAFWKSELIDFAFLQQDAFDAIDALTPLERQKFMLDLILALCDRPFEFDNFDECRNFFKELINTLRQMNYTEFKGEKFNAYEQQLRQYLA; the protein is encoded by the coding sequence ATGAGTACAAAAGGTAAGGTAACGGGCATCGTCTCGAACCTGGTGACCGTGGCCGTGGACGGGCCTGTGGCGGAGAACGAACTCTGCTACATCACCGTCGCAGGCGAGCAGCTGCTCGCCGAGGTCATCAAGGTGACCGGGGACAAAGCCTCCGTGCAGGTGTACGAAAGCACCCGCGGGCTCAAGAACGGCGACGATGTCGAATTCCTCGGCAGGATGCTCGAGGTCTCGCTCGGTCCGGGCCTGCTCTCCGGCATCTACGACGGTCTGCAGAACAATCTCCGCACCATGACGGGCGTTTTCCTCAAGCGCGGCGAATATACCGATCCCCTCGACCGCGAGGCCCTGTGGGAGTTCACGCCCCTCGCGCAGCCGGGCGACACCGTGATCGCGGCCGACTGGCTCGGCGAGGTCAAGGAAGGCTGGTTGCCCCACAAGATCATGGTCCCCTTCTCCTTCAAGGGCGAATACACCGTCAAGAGCGTCGCTCCCGCCGGGAGCTACACCGTGGACCAGCAGGTCGCGGTGCTGACCGATGCCGACGGCGAAGACATCCCCGTGACGATGGTCCAGCGCTGGCCGGTCAAGGTGGCCGTCCGCGCATATAAGGAGAAGCCGCGTCCGTCCAGAATCATGGAGACGGGCGTGCGCTGCATCGACACCTTCAACCCCATCGCCGAAGGCGGCACGGGCTTCATCCCGGGCCCGTTCGGCTGCGGCAAGACGGTCCTCCAGCACGCCATCGCCAAGCAGGGCGACGCCGACGTCATCGTAATGGCGGCCTGCGGCGAGCGTGCCAACGAAGTCGTGGAGATCTTCACGGAATTCCCCGAACTGGTGAACCCGCACACCGGCCGCAAGCTGATGGAGCGCACCACCATCATCTGCAACACCTCCAACATGCCGGTGGCCGCCCGCGAGGCGTCCGTCTACACGGCCATGACCATCTGCGAATACTACCGGGCCATGGGCCTGAAATGCATGCTGCTGGCGGACTCCACCTCCCGCTGGGCCCAGGCCCTGCGCGAGATGTCCAACCGTATGGAAGAGCTTCCGGGCCAGGACGCCTTCCCGGTGGACCTCTCCGCCATCATCTCCAACTTCTATTCCCGCGCGGGCCAGGTCGTGCTCAACAACGGGCAAACCGGCGCCGTAACCTTCATCGGGACGGTCTCCCCGGCCGGCGGCAACCTCAAGGAGCCGGTGACGGAGTCCACCAAGAAGGCCGCCCGCTGCTTCTACGCCCTCGAGCAGAGCCGCGCCGACCAGAAGCGCTACCCGGCCGTCAACCCGATCGACTCCTATTCCAAGTACCTGGAGTATCCCGAAATCAAGGCCTACCTCGACGAGTCCGTCGAGAAGGGCTGGGTCGAGAAGGTCCTGCGGGCCAAGAACTACATCCGGCGCGGCCGCGAGATGGCCGACCAGATCAACATCCTGGGCGACGACGGCGTGCCGATGTCCTACCACGAGGCCTTCTGGAAGTCCGAGCTCATCGACTTCGCCTTCCTGCAGCAGGACGCGTTCGACGCCATCGACGCGCTCACGCCGCTGGAGCGGCAGAAGTTCATGCTCGACCTCATCCTGGCCCTGTGCGACAGGCCCTTCGAGTTCGACAACTTCGACGAGTGCCGCAACTTCTTCAAGGAGCTCATCAACACCCTGCGCCAGATGAACTACACCGAGTTCAAGGGCGAGAAGTTCAACGCATACGAGCAGCAGCTCAGACAATATCTCGCATAA
- a CDS encoding Glycosidase, giving the protein MKKIIYQTLPRLWGKGRFSDWDEASLRHLRTLGVDYVWYTGVPRHATGKDFVKGDPGSPYAVTDWRDVNPYLADDPERRMEEFDALVARTHAAGFKVLVDYIPNHVAPDYRGGIVHHDWCDGDWTDTRKNDWSAEATRAEMLQILRFWASRGVDGFRCDMVELVPAEGLKALISAVKADFPDLLFVAEVYGKDNYRRYLEDVGFDLLYDKSGLYDTLRAVCCSGATARGITWNWQWLGELQPRMLNFLENHDEQRLASPQFLGDARRGFAPLACSLLLNTAPFMLYFGQEVGEDGCDGADGRTSIFNWSDPPRLRRLYGALHGGAPLPEAEATVLARYRELTALAQRPAFAEGGTWDLTYCNEHTPGYDPDRHFAFVRFGGGEAWLVVCNFSPVPAAARIALPAELRARCPGLPAVASAYVGAHDARIIKF; this is encoded by the coding sequence TTGAAAAAGATCATTTACCAGACGTTGCCCCGTCTCTGGGGCAAGGGACGCTTCTCCGACTGGGACGAGGCGTCCCTGCGTCATTTGCGTACGCTGGGCGTCGATTACGTCTGGTACACCGGCGTGCCGCGCCACGCCACGGGCAAGGACTTCGTCAAGGGCGATCCCGGCTCGCCGTATGCCGTCACGGACTGGCGGGACGTCAACCCCTACCTCGCGGACGACCCGGAGCGCCGGATGGAAGAATTCGACGCGCTCGTCGCGCGCACCCACGCCGCCGGCTTCAAGGTCCTGGTCGACTACATCCCCAACCACGTCGCGCCCGACTACCGGGGCGGCATCGTGCACCATGACTGGTGCGACGGCGACTGGACGGATACCCGCAAAAACGACTGGTCCGCGGAGGCCACGCGCGCGGAGATGCTCCAAATCCTCCGTTTTTGGGCCTCACGCGGCGTAGACGGCTTCCGTTGCGACATGGTGGAGCTGGTTCCCGCCGAAGGCCTGAAGGCCCTGATTTCGGCCGTAAAGGCCGATTTCCCGGACCTGCTCTTCGTGGCGGAGGTCTACGGCAAGGACAACTACCGCCGCTACCTCGAAGACGTGGGCTTCGACCTGCTCTACGACAAGTCCGGGCTCTACGACACCCTGCGGGCCGTCTGCTGCAGCGGCGCCACGGCCCGCGGCATCACCTGGAACTGGCAGTGGCTGGGCGAGCTGCAGCCCCGGATGCTGAATTTCCTCGAGAACCACGACGAGCAGCGGCTCGCCTCGCCGCAGTTCCTGGGCGACGCCCGGCGCGGCTTCGCCCCGCTCGCCTGCTCGCTGCTGCTCAACACGGCACCCTTCATGCTCTATTTCGGCCAGGAAGTGGGCGAAGACGGCTGCGACGGCGCCGACGGCCGCACCTCCATCTTCAACTGGAGCGACCCGCCCAGGCTGCGCCGGCTCTACGGCGCGCTGCACGGCGGCGCCCCGCTGCCGGAGGCGGAGGCCACCGTCCTGGCGCGCTACCGCGAGCTGACCGCCCTGGCGCAGCGCCCGGCATTCGCCGAAGGCGGCACCTGGGACCTCACCTATTGCAACGAGCATACGCCGGGCTACGACCCCGACCGGCATTTCGCCTTCGTCCGCTTCGGCGGCGGCGAAGCCTGGCTGGTGGTCTGCAACTTCTCCCCCGTCCCGGCGGCCGCCCGCATCGCGCTCCCCGCGGAGCTGCGCGCGCGCTGCCCCGGCCTCCCGGCCGTCGCGTCCGCCTACGTCGGCGCCCACGACGCCCGCATCATCAAATTCTAG
- a CDS encoding Outer membrane protein assembly factor BamA, with product MKRIALAVILLFAVTSCSTTKLLPEGTYRLVSNKIAFEGEKLPPAEVASYIRQQPNKGQVFGWSPALSIYNWSNGSGKGINKFWEAMGDEPVVFDPTSVRSSCDNIAAHLASIGYYGSKVRGEVDYKGRLARVKYIVEPGKRYPIDTIIFDVPNSDFGAAFKADSANISIHVGDYLSEKALEAETVRGAAVFRNRGYYGFNKNHYFFEADTLTDRTKLYYRIRGYTRGEDPSFDAPIRRFRIGEVNIMHPEGIPFSESLLRKYNRIRPGSPYNERVINSTYNRLSSLKVFNNVTIETSPADSNTVDVNIILSGTEQLGFKANLEASTNASGLLGFSPQLNFFHKNLFHGGEWLDLGFTGNWQWIPNSTVSSTELGVSAQLSVPRLLGYPIARIRGDNIPRTEFKVSFNYQNRPEYVRLLSSFNFGYSGQMRRNYFYQIYPLRLNVVKISNIAPEFMSTLYSYPYLRDTFEDQVDAGVGLMLYHTTDPAVVPKTSYHSERISLDLSGNLLSLLNPVLPAYDHPVGKMHTLFGLPYKQYIRAEANLARVFRFGWNDGMAVAMHLVGGVGYAYGNSVAMPFEKQFYCGGANSMRGWQARTLGPGNDVMNDAFRIPSQTGNLKLEADLEYRFPAFWKLEGALFAEAGNVWEMGTTPVTWSSVAADWGVGLRVNLDFILIRLDAGFRIHDPARAEGDRWVQPRDWLHGSSAIHFGVGYPF from the coding sequence ATGAAACGTATCGCGCTGGCAGTCATATTGTTGTTTGCGGTTACCTCGTGCAGTACTACAAAACTGCTCCCGGAAGGGACATACCGTCTCGTATCCAACAAGATCGCGTTCGAGGGAGAGAAGCTCCCGCCGGCGGAGGTGGCTTCCTACATCCGCCAGCAGCCCAACAAGGGCCAGGTCTTCGGCTGGAGTCCGGCCCTGAGCATCTACAACTGGTCCAACGGCAGCGGCAAGGGCATCAACAAGTTCTGGGAAGCGATGGGCGACGAGCCCGTCGTCTTCGACCCGACCTCGGTCCGGAGCTCCTGCGACAACATCGCCGCCCACCTGGCCTCAATCGGCTACTACGGCTCCAAGGTCCGCGGCGAGGTGGACTACAAGGGCCGCCTGGCCCGTGTCAAGTATATCGTCGAGCCCGGCAAGCGCTATCCCATCGACACCATCATCTTCGACGTGCCCAACAGCGATTTCGGCGCGGCGTTCAAGGCCGACAGCGCCAACATCAGCATTCACGTCGGCGACTACCTGTCGGAGAAGGCCCTGGAGGCCGAGACCGTCCGCGGCGCCGCCGTCTTCCGCAACCGCGGCTACTACGGATTCAACAAGAACCACTACTTCTTCGAGGCGGACACCCTCACCGACCGGACCAAGCTCTATTACCGCATCCGCGGCTACACCCGGGGCGAGGACCCCTCGTTCGACGCTCCGATCCGCCGTTTCCGCATCGGGGAGGTCAACATCATGCATCCGGAAGGCATCCCGTTCAGCGAGTCGCTGCTGCGCAAATACAACCGCATCCGCCCGGGTTCTCCCTACAACGAGCGGGTGATCAATTCGACCTACAACCGCCTCTCTTCGCTCAAGGTCTTCAACAACGTGACCATCGAGACGAGTCCGGCGGACAGCAATACGGTGGATGTCAACATCATCCTGTCCGGCACCGAGCAGCTCGGCTTCAAGGCCAACCTGGAGGCGTCCACCAATGCCTCCGGCCTGCTGGGCTTCTCGCCCCAGCTGAATTTCTTCCACAAGAACCTCTTCCACGGCGGCGAGTGGCTCGACCTGGGCTTCACCGGCAACTGGCAGTGGATCCCCAATTCGACGGTGTCCTCGACCGAGCTGGGCGTGAGCGCGCAGCTGAGCGTCCCGCGCCTGCTGGGCTATCCGATCGCGCGCATCCGCGGCGACAACATCCCCCGGACGGAGTTCAAGGTCTCGTTCAACTACCAGAACCGGCCCGAATACGTGCGGCTGCTGTCCTCCTTCAACTTCGGCTATTCCGGGCAGATGCGGCGCAACTATTTCTACCAGATCTACCCGCTGCGCCTCAATGTGGTGAAGATCTCGAATATCGCCCCGGAGTTCATGAGCACGCTATATTCCTATCCCTATCTTCGGGATACCTTCGAGGACCAGGTCGACGCCGGCGTCGGGCTGATGCTCTACCATACGACCGACCCTGCGGTGGTGCCCAAGACCTCCTATCACTCTGAGCGGATCAGCCTGGACCTGTCCGGCAACCTGCTGTCGCTGCTGAATCCGGTCCTGCCGGCCTATGATCATCCGGTGGGGAAGATGCATACCCTCTTTGGCCTGCCGTACAAGCAGTATATCCGCGCCGAGGCCAACCTGGCCCGCGTCTTCCGTTTCGGCTGGAACGACGGCATGGCCGTCGCCATGCATCTCGTGGGCGGCGTCGGGTACGCCTATGGCAATTCCGTCGCGATGCCCTTCGAGAAGCAGTTCTACTGCGGCGGCGCCAACAGCATGCGTGGCTGGCAGGCCCGTACCCTGGGCCCTGGCAACGACGTGATGAACGATGCGTTCCGGATTCCGAGCCAGACCGGCAACCTCAAGCTGGAGGCGGACCTGGAATACCGCTTCCCGGCTTTCTGGAAGCTGGAGGGCGCCCTTTTCGCCGAGGCGGGCAACGTCTGGGAGATGGGCACGACGCCCGTCACCTGGTCTTCGGTGGCCGCCGACTGGGGCGTCGGCCTGCGGGTCAATCTCGACTTTATCCTGATCCGGCTCGACGCCGGCTTCCGGATCCACGATCCGGCGCGCGCCGAGGGCGACCGCTGGGTGCAGCCGCGTGACTGGCTGCACGGCAGCTCAGCCATCCATTTCGGTGTCGGGTATCCTTTCTAG
- a CDS encoding V/A-type H+-transporting ATPase subunit I, whose protein sequence is MIAKMTQYSFILLHGDKEQFLSELQGLGVMDITRASKPVDTRSQSLLDNIRTLRDDIACTEKGMDDTLAELLATRGALERELAEAEPWGDYDRGRLAVFGLHFYRVASKKYDPAWEEQYAIQVVDRDEKEDTRFVIVGDDAGFPLKELPAPKRTVAELKTLLQEQDEKIDAHRKILEARKADIPQMRHEIRVLENELDRYLAATAAVPAAEDTVDTLVGFAPTENDAAVTEYLDQAAVYYVKSEATLEDNPPIELKNNKFVKMFEVLTDMYGRPDYNEFDPTPYISVFFLLFFAMCMGDAGYGLLLAIIGILLRKSDGMKSLAPLVTVLGIGTFVVGIVMHTFFGVDISQLAWIPSWLKAVMITGTIGGFEAQMVLSLAIGIVHLCLAMVVKTVYATRNKGFLGSLGVWGWTLLIVGGVALGTLAMLSLLPAGVVKVIFIVLGVVSALGIFLFNDIHRNPLKNIGSGLWEAYNTVTGLLGDVLSYLRLYALGLAGGMLGKAFNDIATMTLGDGSFGFGWFTFALILVIGHALNLAMCCLGAFVHPLRLNFLEFFKNSGYDGKGRVYNPLSSNNN, encoded by the coding sequence ATGATCGCCAAGATGACCCAATACTCCTTCATCCTCCTGCACGGAGACAAGGAGCAGTTCCTGTCCGAGCTGCAGGGCCTGGGCGTGATGGACATCACGCGCGCGTCCAAGCCCGTCGACACCCGTTCGCAATCGCTGCTGGACAACATCCGGACGCTGCGCGACGACATCGCCTGCACGGAGAAGGGCATGGACGACACGCTGGCAGAGCTGCTCGCCACGCGAGGCGCCCTGGAGCGCGAGCTCGCCGAGGCGGAGCCGTGGGGCGACTACGACCGCGGGCGGCTGGCCGTGTTCGGCCTGCACTTCTATCGCGTCGCCAGCAAGAAATACGATCCCGCCTGGGAGGAGCAGTATGCCATCCAGGTCGTGGACCGGGACGAGAAGGAAGACACCCGCTTCGTCATCGTGGGCGACGACGCCGGCTTCCCGCTCAAGGAGCTCCCCGCTCCCAAGCGTACGGTCGCGGAGCTGAAGACCCTCCTGCAGGAGCAGGACGAGAAGATCGATGCGCACCGCAAGATCCTCGAGGCCCGCAAGGCCGACATCCCGCAGATGCGGCACGAGATCCGCGTCCTCGAGAACGAGCTCGACCGCTACCTCGCCGCCACGGCCGCCGTGCCTGCCGCCGAGGACACCGTCGACACCCTCGTGGGCTTCGCGCCCACCGAGAACGACGCCGCCGTGACCGAGTACCTCGACCAAGCGGCCGTCTACTATGTCAAGAGTGAAGCGACGCTTGAGGACAACCCGCCTATCGAGCTCAAGAACAACAAGTTCGTCAAGATGTTCGAAGTCCTGACGGATATGTACGGACGCCCCGACTACAACGAATTCGACCCGACCCCGTACATCTCCGTCTTCTTCCTGCTCTTCTTCGCGATGTGCATGGGAGACGCCGGCTACGGCCTGCTGCTCGCGATCATCGGCATCCTGCTCCGCAAGTCGGACGGGATGAAGAGCCTCGCCCCGCTGGTCACGGTGCTCGGCATCGGCACCTTCGTGGTCGGCATCGTGATGCACACGTTCTTCGGCGTCGACATCTCCCAACTGGCGTGGATCCCCTCCTGGCTCAAGGCCGTGATGATCACGGGCACGATCGGGGGCTTCGAGGCCCAGATGGTGCTCTCACTGGCCATCGGTATCGTACACCTGTGCCTGGCGATGGTCGTCAAGACCGTCTACGCCACCCGCAACAAAGGCTTCCTCGGCTCGCTGGGCGTCTGGGGCTGGACCCTGCTGATCGTCGGCGGCGTCGCCCTCGGCACCCTGGCCATGCTGAGCCTGCTGCCGGCCGGTGTCGTGAAAGTGATTTTCATCGTACTGGGCGTCGTCTCGGCCCTGGGCATCTTCCTGTTCAACGACATCCACCGCAACCCGCTCAAGAACATCGGTTCCGGCCTCTGGGAGGCCTATAACACCGTCACGGGCCTGCTCGGCGACGTCCTCAGCTACCTGCGCCTCTATGCCCTCGGCCTGGCCGGCGGCATGCTCGGCAAGGCCTTCAACGACATCGCCACGATGACCCTCGGGGACGGTTCCTTCGGCTTCGGATGGTTCACCTTCGCGCTCATCCTCGTGATCGGCCACGCCCTCAACCTGGCGATGTGCTGCCTCGGCGCCTTCGTGCACCCGCTCCGACTCAATTTCCTGGAGTTCTTCAAGAATTCCGGCTACGACGGCAAAGGCCGCGTATATAACCCCCTTTCAAGCAATAACAATTAA
- a CDS encoding RNA methyltransferase, TrmH family encodes MSITQAEIKQIRSLGEKKFRDATGLFVVEGEKLVQEALDSGLKVVRVLRREEIGDAVMARISQLSSPSPVLAVVARPEPAADEPVGGLCLALDGIRDPGNMGTIIRIADWFGVEAVYASRDCVELYNPKVIQASMGSVFRVRLVTADIPALARRFREAGMRVYGTFLDGKDLYREELQPAGLVVMGNEANGIRPEVAAEVDARLTIPAFGKSGAESLNVAAATAVTLSEFRRR; translated from the coding sequence ATGAGTATCACGCAGGCAGAAATCAAGCAGATCCGGTCGCTGGGCGAAAAGAAGTTCCGCGACGCCACCGGCCTGTTTGTCGTCGAAGGGGAGAAGCTGGTGCAGGAGGCCCTGGACTCCGGCCTCAAGGTGGTGCGCGTACTGCGCCGCGAGGAGATCGGGGATGCCGTCATGGCGCGTATCAGCCAGCTCTCGTCGCCCTCGCCCGTGCTGGCCGTCGTGGCCCGGCCCGAGCCGGCCGCCGACGAGCCCGTGGGCGGCCTCTGCCTGGCCCTGGACGGGATCCGCGATCCCGGCAACATGGGCACGATCATCCGCATTGCGGACTGGTTCGGCGTGGAGGCCGTATACGCTTCCCGCGATTGCGTGGAGCTGTACAACCCCAAGGTCATCCAGGCCTCAATGGGGTCGGTCTTCCGGGTACGCCTCGTGACGGCGGACATCCCGGCCCTGGCCCGGCGTTTCCGCGAAGCGGGGATGCGCGTCTACGGCACTTTCCTGGACGGGAAGGACCTTTACCGGGAGGAGCTGCAGCCCGCGGGGCTCGTCGTGATGGGCAACGAGGCCAACGGCATCCGCCCGGAAGTGGCCGCCGAGGTGGACGCCCGGCTGACGATCCCCGCCTTCGGCAAGTCCGGTGCCGAGTCGCTCAACGTGGCCGCCGCGACGGCCGTCACCCTTTCAGAATTCAGAAGAAGATGA
- a CDS encoding V/A-type H+-transporting ATPase subunit K: MNEILGYLGLGLMLGLAGIGSAFGTTIAGNAAEGALKKAPEKSSSYLILSALPATQGIYGFVGFFMWLLVYKFDFAANGPILFGVGLSVGLVCLFSAIRQGQVCANGIIGISQGHDVQTNTLIYAALPEFYAILGLVGALMLTLAI; encoded by the coding sequence ATGAACGAAATTCTTGGTTACCTCGGCCTCGGCCTCATGCTCGGCCTCGCCGGTATCGGAAGCGCCTTCGGCACCACGATCGCGGGCAACGCCGCGGAAGGTGCGCTCAAGAAAGCGCCCGAAAAGTCCAGCAGCTACCTGATCCTCTCCGCCCTCCCGGCTACGCAGGGCATCTACGGCTTCGTGGGATTCTTCATGTGGCTGCTCGTCTACAAGTTCGACTTCGCGGCCAACGGCCCCATCCTCTTCGGCGTCGGCCTCTCCGTCGGCCTGGTCTGCCTCTTCTCGGCCATCCGCCAGGGTCAGGTCTGCGCCAACGGTATCATCGGCATCAGCCAGGGCCACGACGTCCAGACCAACACCCTCATCTACGCCGCCCTTCCGGAGTTCTACGCGATCCTCGGCCTGGTCGGCGCCCTGATGCTGACGCTGGCCATCTAG
- a CDS encoding V/A-type H+-transporting ATPase subunit B, translating into MATKAFQRTYTQLQAITKATVSLNARGVSNDELATVDGRLAQVVKTKGDNVTLQVFSGTEGVPTNAEVSFHGAPPTLHVSEQLSGRFFNAYGEPIDGGPAVEGEEREVGGPSVNPYKRRQPSELIPTGIAGIDLNNTLVSGQKIPFFADPDQPYNKVMADVALRADVDKIILGGMGLTNDDYLFFRHEFESAGALDKIVSFVNTTEEPPVERLLIPDMALCAAEYFAVDKNEKVLVLLTDMTLYADALSIVSNRMDQIPSKDAMPGSLYSDLAKIYEKAVQLPDGGSITIIAVTTLNDGDITHAIPDNTGYITEGQLFLRADPDTGKVIVDPFRSLSRLKQLVQGKKTREDHSQVMNAGVRLYADAQNAKTKLENGFDLSDYDLRCLDYAKEYATRLLSIDVNITVEQMLDTAWEIFAKYFSPAETGIKQALVDKYWKKKEE; encoded by the coding sequence ATGGCAACGAAAGCATTCCAACGCACATACACGCAGCTGCAGGCCATCACCAAGGCCACCGTCTCCCTCAACGCCAGGGGCGTCTCCAACGACGAGCTGGCCACGGTGGACGGCCGCCTGGCCCAGGTCGTCAAGACCAAGGGCGACAACGTCACCCTGCAGGTATTCTCCGGCACGGAAGGCGTGCCGACCAACGCCGAGGTCTCCTTCCACGGCGCGCCCCCGACCCTGCACGTGAGCGAGCAGCTGTCCGGCCGTTTCTTCAACGCCTACGGCGAACCGATCGACGGCGGCCCCGCCGTCGAGGGCGAGGAGCGCGAGGTGGGCGGCCCGTCCGTCAACCCCTACAAGCGCCGCCAGCCTTCGGAGCTCATCCCGACCGGCATAGCCGGCATCGACCTCAACAACACCCTGGTCTCCGGCCAGAAGATCCCGTTCTTCGCCGACCCGGACCAGCCCTACAACAAAGTCATGGCCGACGTGGCCCTGCGCGCCGACGTGGACAAGATCATCCTCGGCGGCATGGGCCTGACCAACGACGACTACCTCTTCTTCCGCCACGAATTCGAGTCGGCGGGCGCCCTGGACAAGATCGTCTCCTTCGTCAACACGACTGAGGAGCCGCCGGTGGAGCGCCTGCTCATCCCGGACATGGCGCTCTGCGCGGCCGAATATTTCGCCGTGGACAAGAACGAGAAGGTGCTCGTCCTGCTCACCGACATGACGCTCTATGCCGACGCCCTCTCCATCGTGTCCAACCGCATGGACCAGATCCCGTCCAAGGACGCGATGCCGGGCTCGCTCTATTCCGACCTCGCCAAGATCTACGAGAAGGCCGTGCAGCTGCCCGACGGCGGCTCCATCACGATCATCGCCGTGACCACGCTCAACGACGGTGACATCACGCACGCCATCCCGGACAACACCGGCTATATCACCGAGGGCCAGCTCTTCCTGCGCGCGGACCCCGACACCGGCAAGGTGATCGTGGACCCGTTCCGCTCCCTGTCCCGGCTCAAGCAGCTCGTGCAGGGCAAAAAGACCCGCGAGGACCATTCCCAGGTCATGAACGCGGGCGTGCGCCTCTACGCCGACGCCCAGAACGCCAAGACCAAGCTCGAGAACGGTTTCGACCTGTCCGACTACGACTTGCGCTGCCTGGACTACGCCAAGGAATACGCCACGCGCCTGCTCTCCATCGACGTTAACATCACCGTCGAGCAGATGCTGGACACCGCGTGGGAGATCTTCGCCAAGTACTTCTCGCCGGCCGAGACCGGCATCAAGCAGGCGCTGGTGGACAAATACTGGAAGAAGAAAGAAGAATAA
- a CDS encoding V/A-type H+-transporting ATPase subunit D, whose product MAIKFQYNKTSLTNLGKQLKVRQNALPTLKNKESALRSSVLEAKAASERLADELEASLQRYDYLAALWNEFDPGLIRIADVDLGITKVAGVKTPRLDGIQYEIQPFNAFVKPAWYADGVEILKELSRLGIESEIYEQRRQILEYNRKKTTQKVNLYEKVQIPGYKEAIRKIKRYMEDEENLSKASSKIVKTRHAEEEEVSL is encoded by the coding sequence GTGGCCATCAAGTTTCAATACAACAAGACCTCGCTGACGAATCTGGGCAAGCAGCTCAAGGTGCGCCAGAACGCCCTGCCTACCCTCAAGAACAAGGAGTCGGCCCTGCGTTCGAGCGTGCTGGAGGCCAAGGCCGCGTCCGAACGCCTGGCCGACGAACTTGAAGCCTCCCTGCAGCGCTACGACTACCTGGCCGCGCTCTGGAACGAATTCGACCCCGGCCTGATCCGGATCGCCGACGTGGACCTGGGCATCACCAAGGTCGCGGGCGTCAAGACCCCGCGCCTGGACGGGATCCAGTATGAGATCCAGCCCTTCAACGCCTTCGTCAAGCCCGCCTGGTACGCCGACGGCGTGGAGATCCTCAAGGAGCTCTCGCGCCTCGGGATCGAGTCCGAGATCTACGAGCAGCGGCGCCAGATCCTGGAATACAACCGCAAGAAGACCACCCAGAAGGTGAACCTCTACGAGAAGGTCCAGATCCCCGGCTACAAGGAAGCCATCCGCAAGATCAAGCGCTATATGGAGGACGAGGAGAACCTCTCCAAGGCCTCGTCCAAGATCGTCAAGACCCGCCACGCAGAAGAAGAGGAGGTAAGCCTATGA